One region of Serinus canaria isolate serCan28SL12 chromosome 25, serCan2020, whole genome shotgun sequence genomic DNA includes:
- the DHX16 gene encoding pre-mRNA-splicing factor ATP-dependent RNA helicase DHX16 isoform X11 — translation MPFILTLMPFFLTLMPFFPTLMPFILTLMPFIPTLMPFFPTLMPFSPRFPQIPELRKRSRREYLAKREREKLEELEQEIQDEELLFGEEALTAPERRELRYKRRLRDLARDYKRAGAREELERSSRYHIPEESRDKKIPEREEAQEEALAPRDEQRRWEEQLLGAAALRFGARDARARHGPDYELLLEEEEMVQFVSAAQLEGTDPQKDVPEAVPEAERRRQSLQDGRRALPIFPFRDELVAAVAQHQVLVIEGETGSGKTTQIPQYLHEEGYTRGGLKIGVTQPRRVAAMSVAARVAVEMGTKLGNEVGYSIRFEDCTSERTVLKYMTDRMLLREFLTEPDLASYSVIMVDEAHERTLHTDVLFGLIKDIARFRPQLKVLVASATLDTERFSAFFDHAPVFRIPGRRFPVDIYYTKAPEADYLEACVVSVLQIHVTQPPGDILVFLTGQEEIEACVELLQERCRRLGSRLPELLVLPIYANLPSELQARIFQPTPPGARKVVVATNIAETSVTIDGIVYVLDPGFCKQKSYSARTGMESLVVTPCSKASANQRAGRAGRVSQVSQCVPGVSQVCPRCVTGVPVCPRCVPVCPRCVPGVSQVCPCPQASANQRAGRAGRVAPGKCFRLYTAWAFQHELEETAVPEIQRADLGALVLLLKSLGINDLIHFDFLDPPPHETLVLALEQLYALGALNHLGELTTLGRRMAELPVEPMLAKMILASEQYGCTEEVLTVAAMLSVNNAVFYRPKDKVLHADSARVAFSVPGGDHLVLLNVYNQWVASGHSLQWCYEHFVQARSLRRARDVREQLQGLMERVEIAPSSCGGNLDLVRKAITAGFFYHTARLARGGYRTVKHQQPVFIHPNSALFALQPRWVLYHELVCTSKEFMRQVIEIDSAWLLEVAWAVPRGVPSCP, via the exons aTGCCATTTATTCTCActttaatgccattttttctcactttaatgccattttttcccactttaaTGCCATTTATTCTCACTTTAATGCCATTTATTCCCActttaatgccattttttcccactttaaTGCCATTTTCTCCCCGTTTTCCCCAGATCCCGGAGCTGCGGAAGCGCTCCCGCCGCGAGTACCTGGCCAAGCGGGAGCGGGagaagctggaggagctggagcaggagatcCAGGACGAGGAGCTGCTCTTCGGGGAGGAGGCGCTGACGGCGCCCGAGCGCCGCGAGCTGCGCTACAAACGGCGCCTGCGCGACCTGGCCCGCGACTACAAACGGGCCGGGGCCCGcgaggagctggagaggagcagccgCTACCACATCCCCgaggagagcagggacaag AAGATCCCGGAGCGGGAGGAGGCGCAGGAGGAGGCGCTGGCGCCGCGGGACGAGCAGCGGcgctgggaggagcagctgctgggagcgGCCGCGCTGCGCTTCGGGGCCCGCGACGCCCGCGCCCGGCACGGCCCCGACTacgagctgctgctggaggaggaggagatggtgCAGTTCGTCAGTGCCGCTCAGTTAGAGGGGACAGACCCCCAGAAG GATGTCCCCGAGGCCGTCCCCGAGGCCGAGCGCCGCCGGCAGTCGCTGCAGGACGGCCGCCGGGCCCTGCCCATCTTCCCCTTCCGGGACGAGCTGGTGGCGGCCGTGGCGCAGCACCAGGTGCTGGTGATCGAGGGCGAGACGGGCTCGGGGAAAACCACCCAGATCCCCCAGTACCTGCACGAGGag ggctACACGCGGGGGGGGCTGAAGATCGGCGTGACGCAGCCGCGGCGCGTGGCAGCCATGAGCGTGGCAGCCAGGGTGGCCGTGGAGATGGGGACAAAGCTGGGCAACGAG GTGGGGTACAGCATCCGCTTCGAGGACTGCACGTCGGAGCGCACGGTGCTCAAGTACATGACGGACAGGATGCTGCTGAGAGAGTTCCTGACAGAGCCCGACCTGGCCTCCTACAG TGTGATCATGGTGGACGAGGCTCACGAGCGCACCCTGCACACGGACGTGCTCTTCGGCCTCATCAAGGACATCGCGCGATTCCGGCCGCAGCTGAAGGTTCTGGTGGCCTCGGCCACGCTGGACACCGAGCGCTTCTCGGCCTTCTTCGACCACGCGCCCGTCTTCCGCATCCCGGGGCGGCGCTTCCCCGTCGACATCTACTACACCAAG GCACCTGAGGCCGATTACCTGGAGGCCTGCGTGGTGTCGGTGCTGCAGATCCACGTCACCCAACCCCCTGGGGACATCCTGGTCTTCCTCACCGGGCAG GAGGAGATCGAGGCCTgcgtggagctgctgcaggagcgCTGTCGCCGCCTGGGCTCGCGCCTGCccgagctgctggtgctgcccatCTACGCCAACCTGCCCTCGGAGCTGCAGGCCCGCATCTTCCAGCCCACGCCCCCCGGCGCCAGGAAG gtggtGGTGGCCACCAACATCGCCGAGACCTCGGTGACAATCGATGGCATCGTGTACGTGCTGGACCCCGGCTTCTGCAAGCAGAAGAGCTACAGCGCCCGCACGGGCATGGAGTCCCTGGTGGTGACACCGTGCTCCAAG gcctcAGCCAATCAGCGGGCAGGCCGCGCTGGCCGTGTGTCACAGGtgtcccagtgtgtcccaggtgtgtcccaggtgtgtcccaggtgtgtcacaggtgtcccagtgtgtcccaggtgtgtcccagtgtgtcccag gtgtgtcccaggtgtgtcacaggtgtgtccctgtccccaggcctcAGCCAATCAGCGGGCAGGCCGCGCTGGCCGCGTGGCACCCGGGAAGTGTTTCCGGCTCTACACGGCCTGGGCGTTCCAGCACGAGCTGGAGGAGACGGCGGTGCCCGAGATCCAGAGGGCCGACCTGGGggcactggtgctgctgctcaagagcctgg gtaTCAACGATCTGATCCACTTTGACTTCCTGGACCCTCCCCCCCACGAGACGCTGGTGCTGGCGCTGGAGCAGCTCTACGCCCTGGGGGCCCTGAACCACCTGGGGGAGCTCACCACg ctgggccGGCGCATGGCGGAGCTGCCCGTGGAGCCCATGTTGGCCAAGATGATCCTGGCGAGCGAGCA GTATGGCTGCACGGAGGAG GTGCTGACGGTGGCCGCCATGCTCTCGGTGAACAACGCCGTGTTCTACCGGCCCAAGGACAAGGTGCTGCACGCCGACAGCGCCCGCGTGGCCTTCAGCGTGCCCGGGGGCGACCACCTGGTGCTGCTCAACGTCTACAACCAG TGGGTGGCCAGCGGGCACTCCCTGCAGTGGTGCTACGAGCACTTTGTGCAGGCGCGCTCCCTGCGCCGGGCCCGCGACGTGcgggagcagctgcaggggctgatgGAGCGCGTGGAGATCGCCCCGTCCTCCTGCGGGGGCAACCTGGACCTGGTCCGCAAG gcCATCACGGCCGGGTTCTTTTACCACACGGCGCGCCTGGCACGCGGCGGGTACCGCACGGTGAAGCACCAGCAGCCCGTGTTCATCCACCCCAACAGCGCCCTGTTCGCCCTGCAGCCCCGCTGGGTGCTCTACCACGAGCTGGTGTGCACCTCCAAGGAGTTCATGAGACag gtgatCGAGATCGACAGCgcctggctgctggaggtggccTGGGCTGTCCCtaggggtgtccccagctgtccctag
- the DHX16 gene encoding pre-mRNA-splicing factor ATP-dependent RNA helicase DHX16 isoform X9 → MPFILTLMPFFLTLMPFFPTLMPFILTLMPFIPTLMPFFPTLMPFSPRFPQIPELRKRSRREYLAKREREKLEELEQEIQDEELLFGEEALTAPERRELRYKRRLRDLARDYKRAGAREELERSSRYHIPEESRDKKIPEREEAQEEALAPRDEQRRWEEQLLGAAALRFGARDARARHGPDYELLLEEEEMVQFVSAAQLEGTDPQKDVPEAVPEAERRRQSLQDGRRALPIFPFRDELVAAVAQHQVLVIEGETGSGKTTQIPQYLHEEGYTRGGLKIGVTQPRRVAAMSVAARVAVEMGTKLGNEVGYSIRFEDCTSERTVLKYMTDRMLLREFLTEPDLASYSVIMVDEAHERTLHTDVLFGLIKDIARFRPQLKVLVASATLDTERFSAFFDHAPVFRIPGRRFPVDIYYTKAPEADYLEACVVSVLQIHVTQPPGDILVFLTGQEEIEACVELLQERCRRLGSRLPELLVLPIYANLPSELQARIFQPTPPGARKVVVATNIAETSVTIDGIVYVLDPGFCKQKSYSARTGMESLVVTPCSKASANQRAGRAGRVSQVSQCVPGVSQVCPRCVTGVPVCPRCVPVCPRCVPGVSQVCPCPQASANQRAGRAGRVAPGKCFRLYTAWAFQHELEETAVPEIQRADLGALVLLLKSLGINDLIHFDFLDPPPHETLVLALEQLYALGALNHLGELTTLGRRMAELPVEPMLAKMILASEQYGCTEEVLTVAAMLSVNNAVFYRPKDKVLHADSARVAFSVPGGDHLVLLNVYNQWVASGHSLQWCYEHFVQARSLRRARDVREQLQGLMERVEIAPSSCGGNLDLVRKAITAGFFYHTARLARGGYRTVKHQQPVFIHPNSALFALQPRWVLYHELVCTSKEFMRQVIEIDSAWLLEVAPHYYQAKELEDGSGRKMPKKTGKSREELG, encoded by the exons aTGCCATTTATTCTCActttaatgccattttttctcactttaatgccattttttcccactttaaTGCCATTTATTCTCACTTTAATGCCATTTATTCCCActttaatgccattttttcccactttaaTGCCATTTTCTCCCCGTTTTCCCCAGATCCCGGAGCTGCGGAAGCGCTCCCGCCGCGAGTACCTGGCCAAGCGGGAGCGGGagaagctggaggagctggagcaggagatcCAGGACGAGGAGCTGCTCTTCGGGGAGGAGGCGCTGACGGCGCCCGAGCGCCGCGAGCTGCGCTACAAACGGCGCCTGCGCGACCTGGCCCGCGACTACAAACGGGCCGGGGCCCGcgaggagctggagaggagcagccgCTACCACATCCCCgaggagagcagggacaag AAGATCCCGGAGCGGGAGGAGGCGCAGGAGGAGGCGCTGGCGCCGCGGGACGAGCAGCGGcgctgggaggagcagctgctgggagcgGCCGCGCTGCGCTTCGGGGCCCGCGACGCCCGCGCCCGGCACGGCCCCGACTacgagctgctgctggaggaggaggagatggtgCAGTTCGTCAGTGCCGCTCAGTTAGAGGGGACAGACCCCCAGAAG GATGTCCCCGAGGCCGTCCCCGAGGCCGAGCGCCGCCGGCAGTCGCTGCAGGACGGCCGCCGGGCCCTGCCCATCTTCCCCTTCCGGGACGAGCTGGTGGCGGCCGTGGCGCAGCACCAGGTGCTGGTGATCGAGGGCGAGACGGGCTCGGGGAAAACCACCCAGATCCCCCAGTACCTGCACGAGGag ggctACACGCGGGGGGGGCTGAAGATCGGCGTGACGCAGCCGCGGCGCGTGGCAGCCATGAGCGTGGCAGCCAGGGTGGCCGTGGAGATGGGGACAAAGCTGGGCAACGAG GTGGGGTACAGCATCCGCTTCGAGGACTGCACGTCGGAGCGCACGGTGCTCAAGTACATGACGGACAGGATGCTGCTGAGAGAGTTCCTGACAGAGCCCGACCTGGCCTCCTACAG TGTGATCATGGTGGACGAGGCTCACGAGCGCACCCTGCACACGGACGTGCTCTTCGGCCTCATCAAGGACATCGCGCGATTCCGGCCGCAGCTGAAGGTTCTGGTGGCCTCGGCCACGCTGGACACCGAGCGCTTCTCGGCCTTCTTCGACCACGCGCCCGTCTTCCGCATCCCGGGGCGGCGCTTCCCCGTCGACATCTACTACACCAAG GCACCTGAGGCCGATTACCTGGAGGCCTGCGTGGTGTCGGTGCTGCAGATCCACGTCACCCAACCCCCTGGGGACATCCTGGTCTTCCTCACCGGGCAG GAGGAGATCGAGGCCTgcgtggagctgctgcaggagcgCTGTCGCCGCCTGGGCTCGCGCCTGCccgagctgctggtgctgcccatCTACGCCAACCTGCCCTCGGAGCTGCAGGCCCGCATCTTCCAGCCCACGCCCCCCGGCGCCAGGAAG gtggtGGTGGCCACCAACATCGCCGAGACCTCGGTGACAATCGATGGCATCGTGTACGTGCTGGACCCCGGCTTCTGCAAGCAGAAGAGCTACAGCGCCCGCACGGGCATGGAGTCCCTGGTGGTGACACCGTGCTCCAAG gcctcAGCCAATCAGCGGGCAGGCCGCGCTGGCCGTGTGTCACAGGtgtcccagtgtgtcccaggtgtgtcccaggtgtgtcccaggtgtgtcacaggtgtcccagtgtgtcccaggtgtgtcccagtgtgtcccag gtgtgtcccaggtgtgtcacaggtgtgtccctgtccccaggcctcAGCCAATCAGCGGGCAGGCCGCGCTGGCCGCGTGGCACCCGGGAAGTGTTTCCGGCTCTACACGGCCTGGGCGTTCCAGCACGAGCTGGAGGAGACGGCGGTGCCCGAGATCCAGAGGGCCGACCTGGGggcactggtgctgctgctcaagagcctgg gtaTCAACGATCTGATCCACTTTGACTTCCTGGACCCTCCCCCCCACGAGACGCTGGTGCTGGCGCTGGAGCAGCTCTACGCCCTGGGGGCCCTGAACCACCTGGGGGAGCTCACCACg ctgggccGGCGCATGGCGGAGCTGCCCGTGGAGCCCATGTTGGCCAAGATGATCCTGGCGAGCGAGCA GTATGGCTGTACCGAGGAGGTGCTGACGGTGGCCGCCATGCTCTCGGTGAACAACGCCGTGTTCTACCGGCCCAAGGACAAGGTGCTGCACGCCGACAGCGCCCGCGTGGCCTTCAGCGTGCCCGGGGGCGACCACCTGGTGCTGCTCAACGTCTACAACCAG TGGGTGGCCAGCGGGCACTCCCTGCAGTGGTGCTACGAGCACTTTGTGCAGGCGCGCTCCCTGCGCCGGGCCCGCGACGTGcgggagcagctgcaggggctgatgGAGCGCGTGGAGATCGCCCCGTCCTCCTGCGGGGGCAACCTGGACCTGGTCCGCAAG gcCATCACGGCCGGGTTCTTTTACCACACGGCGCGCCTGGCACGCGGCGGGTACCGCACGGTGAAGCACCAGCAGCCCGTGTTCATCCACCCCAACAGCGCCCTGTTCGCCCTGCAGCCCCGCTGGGTGCTCTACCACGAGCTGGTGTGCACCTCCAAGGAGTTCATGAGACag gtgatCGAGATCGACAGCgcctggctgctggaggtggccCCCCACTATTACCAGGCCAAGGAGCTCGAGGACGGCAGCGGCCGCAAAATGCCCAAAAAAACCGGAAAATCAcgggaggagctgggctga
- the DHX16 gene encoding pre-mRNA-splicing factor ATP-dependent RNA helicase DHX16 isoform X15 — protein MVQFVSAAQLEGTDPQKDVPEAVPEAERRRQSLQDGRRALPIFPFRDELVAAVAQHQVLVIEGETGSGKTTQIPQYLHEEGYTRGGLKIGVTQPRRVAAMSVAARVAVEMGTKLGNEVGYSIRFEDCTSERTVLKYMTDRMLLREFLTEPDLASYSVIMVDEAHERTLHTDVLFGLIKDIARFRPQLKVLVASATLDTERFSAFFDHAPVFRIPGRRFPVDIYYTKAPEADYLEACVVSVLQIHVTQPPGDILVFLTGQEEIEACVELLQERCRRLGSRLPELLVLPIYANLPSELQARIFQPTPPGARKVVVATNIAETSVTIDGIVYVLDPGFCKQKSYSARTGMESLVVTPCSKASANQRAGRAGRVSQVSQCVPGVSQVCPRCVTGVPVCPRCVPVCPRCVPGVSQVCPCPQASANQRAGRAGRVAPGKCFRLYTAWAFQHELEETAVPEIQRADLGALVLLLKSLGINDLIHFDFLDPPPHETLVLALEQLYALGALNHLGELTTLGRRMAELPVEPMLAKMILASEQYGCTEEVLTVAAMLSVNNAVFYRPKDKVLHADSARVAFSVPGGDHLVLLNVYNQWVASGHSLQWCYEHFVQARSLRRARDVREQLQGLMERVEIAPSSCGGNLDLVRKAITAGFFYHTARLARGGYRTVKHQQPVFIHPNSALFALQPRWVLYHELVCTSKEFMRQVIEIDSAWLLEVAPHYYQAKELEDGSGRKMPKKTGKSREELG, from the exons atggtgCAGTTCGTCAGTGCCGCTCAGTTAGAGGGGACAGACCCCCAGAAG GATGTCCCCGAGGCCGTCCCCGAGGCCGAGCGCCGCCGGCAGTCGCTGCAGGACGGCCGCCGGGCCCTGCCCATCTTCCCCTTCCGGGACGAGCTGGTGGCGGCCGTGGCGCAGCACCAGGTGCTGGTGATCGAGGGCGAGACGGGCTCGGGGAAAACCACCCAGATCCCCCAGTACCTGCACGAGGag ggctACACGCGGGGGGGGCTGAAGATCGGCGTGACGCAGCCGCGGCGCGTGGCAGCCATGAGCGTGGCAGCCAGGGTGGCCGTGGAGATGGGGACAAAGCTGGGCAACGAG GTGGGGTACAGCATCCGCTTCGAGGACTGCACGTCGGAGCGCACGGTGCTCAAGTACATGACGGACAGGATGCTGCTGAGAGAGTTCCTGACAGAGCCCGACCTGGCCTCCTACAG TGTGATCATGGTGGACGAGGCTCACGAGCGCACCCTGCACACGGACGTGCTCTTCGGCCTCATCAAGGACATCGCGCGATTCCGGCCGCAGCTGAAGGTTCTGGTGGCCTCGGCCACGCTGGACACCGAGCGCTTCTCGGCCTTCTTCGACCACGCGCCCGTCTTCCGCATCCCGGGGCGGCGCTTCCCCGTCGACATCTACTACACCAAG GCACCTGAGGCCGATTACCTGGAGGCCTGCGTGGTGTCGGTGCTGCAGATCCACGTCACCCAACCCCCTGGGGACATCCTGGTCTTCCTCACCGGGCAG GAGGAGATCGAGGCCTgcgtggagctgctgcaggagcgCTGTCGCCGCCTGGGCTCGCGCCTGCccgagctgctggtgctgcccatCTACGCCAACCTGCCCTCGGAGCTGCAGGCCCGCATCTTCCAGCCCACGCCCCCCGGCGCCAGGAAG gtggtGGTGGCCACCAACATCGCCGAGACCTCGGTGACAATCGATGGCATCGTGTACGTGCTGGACCCCGGCTTCTGCAAGCAGAAGAGCTACAGCGCCCGCACGGGCATGGAGTCCCTGGTGGTGACACCGTGCTCCAAG gcctcAGCCAATCAGCGGGCAGGCCGCGCTGGCCGTGTGTCACAGGtgtcccagtgtgtcccaggtgtgtcccaggtgtgtcccaggtgtgtcacaggtgtcccagtgtgtcccaggtgtgtcccagtgtgtcccag gtgtgtcccaggtgtgtcacaggtgtgtccctgtccccaggcctcAGCCAATCAGCGGGCAGGCCGCGCTGGCCGCGTGGCACCCGGGAAGTGTTTCCGGCTCTACACGGCCTGGGCGTTCCAGCACGAGCTGGAGGAGACGGCGGTGCCCGAGATCCAGAGGGCCGACCTGGGggcactggtgctgctgctcaagagcctgg gtaTCAACGATCTGATCCACTTTGACTTCCTGGACCCTCCCCCCCACGAGACGCTGGTGCTGGCGCTGGAGCAGCTCTACGCCCTGGGGGCCCTGAACCACCTGGGGGAGCTCACCACg ctgggccGGCGCATGGCGGAGCTGCCCGTGGAGCCCATGTTGGCCAAGATGATCCTGGCGAGCGAGCA GTATGGCTGCACGGAGGAG GTGCTGACGGTGGCCGCCATGCTCTCGGTGAACAACGCCGTGTTCTACCGGCCCAAGGACAAGGTGCTGCACGCCGACAGCGCCCGCGTGGCCTTCAGCGTGCCCGGGGGCGACCACCTGGTGCTGCTCAACGTCTACAACCAG TGGGTGGCCAGCGGGCACTCCCTGCAGTGGTGCTACGAGCACTTTGTGCAGGCGCGCTCCCTGCGCCGGGCCCGCGACGTGcgggagcagctgcaggggctgatgGAGCGCGTGGAGATCGCCCCGTCCTCCTGCGGGGGCAACCTGGACCTGGTCCGCAAG gcCATCACGGCCGGGTTCTTTTACCACACGGCGCGCCTGGCACGCGGCGGGTACCGCACGGTGAAGCACCAGCAGCCCGTGTTCATCCACCCCAACAGCGCCCTGTTCGCCCTGCAGCCCCGCTGGGTGCTCTACCACGAGCTGGTGTGCACCTCCAAGGAGTTCATGAGACag gtgatCGAGATCGACAGCgcctggctgctggaggtggccCCCCACTATTACCAGGCCAAGGAGCTCGAGGACGGCAGCGGCCGCAAAATGCCCAAAAAAACCGGAAAATCAcgggaggagctgggctga
- the DHX16 gene encoding pre-mRNA-splicing factor ATP-dependent RNA helicase DHX16 isoform X10: MPFILTLMPFFLTLMPFFPTLMPFILTLMPFIPTLMPFFPTLMPFSPRFPQIPELRKRSRREYLAKREREKLEELEQEIQDEELLFGEEALTAPERRELRYKRRLRDLARDYKRAGAREELERSSRYHIPEESRDKKIPEREEAQEEALAPRDEQRRWEEQLLGAAALRFGARDARARHGPDYELLLEEEEMVQFVSAAQLEGTDPQKDVPEAVPEAERRRQSLQDGRRALPIFPFRDELVAAVAQHQVLVIEGETGSGKTTQIPQYLHEEGYTRGGLKIGVTQPRRVAAMSVAARVAVEMGTKLGNEVGYSIRFEDCTSERTVLKYMTDRMLLREFLTEPDLASYSVIMVDEAHERTLHTDVLFGLIKDIARFRPQLKVLVASATLDTERFSAFFDHAPVFRIPGRRFPVDIYYTKAPEADYLEACVVSVLQIHVTQPPGDILVFLTGQEEIEACVELLQERCRRLGSRLPELLVLPIYANLPSELQARIFQPTPPGARKVVVATNIAETSVTIDGIVYVLDPGFCKQKSYSARTGMESLVVTPCSKASANQRAGRAGRVSQVSQCVPGVSQCVPGVSQVCPRCVPVCPSVSQASANQRAGRAGRVAPGKCFRLYTAWAFQHELEETAVPEIQRADLGALVLLLKSLGINDLIHFDFLDPPPHETLVLALEQLYALGALNHLGELTTLGRRMAELPVEPMLAKMILASEQYGCTEEVLTVAAMLSVNNAVFYRPKDKVLHADSARVAFSVPGGDHLVLLNVYNQWVASGHSLQWCYEHFVQARSLRRARDVREQLQGLMERVEIAPSSCGGNLDLVRKAITAGFFYHTARLARGGYRTVKHQQPVFIHPNSALFALQPRWVLYHELVCTSKEFMRQVIEIDSAWLLEVAPHYYQAKELEDGSGRKMPKKTGKSREELG; encoded by the exons aTGCCATTTATTCTCActttaatgccattttttctcactttaatgccattttttcccactttaaTGCCATTTATTCTCACTTTAATGCCATTTATTCCCActttaatgccattttttcccactttaaTGCCATTTTCTCCCCGTTTTCCCCAGATCCCGGAGCTGCGGAAGCGCTCCCGCCGCGAGTACCTGGCCAAGCGGGAGCGGGagaagctggaggagctggagcaggagatcCAGGACGAGGAGCTGCTCTTCGGGGAGGAGGCGCTGACGGCGCCCGAGCGCCGCGAGCTGCGCTACAAACGGCGCCTGCGCGACCTGGCCCGCGACTACAAACGGGCCGGGGCCCGcgaggagctggagaggagcagccgCTACCACATCCCCgaggagagcagggacaag AAGATCCCGGAGCGGGAGGAGGCGCAGGAGGAGGCGCTGGCGCCGCGGGACGAGCAGCGGcgctgggaggagcagctgctgggagcgGCCGCGCTGCGCTTCGGGGCCCGCGACGCCCGCGCCCGGCACGGCCCCGACTacgagctgctgctggaggaggaggagatggtgCAGTTCGTCAGTGCCGCTCAGTTAGAGGGGACAGACCCCCAGAAG GATGTCCCCGAGGCCGTCCCCGAGGCCGAGCGCCGCCGGCAGTCGCTGCAGGACGGCCGCCGGGCCCTGCCCATCTTCCCCTTCCGGGACGAGCTGGTGGCGGCCGTGGCGCAGCACCAGGTGCTGGTGATCGAGGGCGAGACGGGCTCGGGGAAAACCACCCAGATCCCCCAGTACCTGCACGAGGag ggctACACGCGGGGGGGGCTGAAGATCGGCGTGACGCAGCCGCGGCGCGTGGCAGCCATGAGCGTGGCAGCCAGGGTGGCCGTGGAGATGGGGACAAAGCTGGGCAACGAG GTGGGGTACAGCATCCGCTTCGAGGACTGCACGTCGGAGCGCACGGTGCTCAAGTACATGACGGACAGGATGCTGCTGAGAGAGTTCCTGACAGAGCCCGACCTGGCCTCCTACAG TGTGATCATGGTGGACGAGGCTCACGAGCGCACCCTGCACACGGACGTGCTCTTCGGCCTCATCAAGGACATCGCGCGATTCCGGCCGCAGCTGAAGGTTCTGGTGGCCTCGGCCACGCTGGACACCGAGCGCTTCTCGGCCTTCTTCGACCACGCGCCCGTCTTCCGCATCCCGGGGCGGCGCTTCCCCGTCGACATCTACTACACCAAG GCACCTGAGGCCGATTACCTGGAGGCCTGCGTGGTGTCGGTGCTGCAGATCCACGTCACCCAACCCCCTGGGGACATCCTGGTCTTCCTCACCGGGCAG GAGGAGATCGAGGCCTgcgtggagctgctgcaggagcgCTGTCGCCGCCTGGGCTCGCGCCTGCccgagctgctggtgctgcccatCTACGCCAACCTGCCCTCGGAGCTGCAGGCCCGCATCTTCCAGCCCACGCCCCCCGGCGCCAGGAAG gtggtGGTGGCCACCAACATCGCCGAGACCTCGGTGACAATCGATGGCATCGTGTACGTGCTGGACCCCGGCTTCTGCAAGCAGAAGAGCTACAGCGCCCGCACGGGCATGGAGTCCCTGGTGGTGACACCGTGCTCCAAG gcctcAGCCAATCAGCGGGCAGGCCGCGCTGGCC gtgtgtcacaggtgtcccagtgtgtcccaggtgtgtcccagtgtgtcccaggtgtgtcccaggtgtgtcccaggtgtgtcccagtgtgtcccagtgtgtcccag gcctcAGCCAATCAGCGGGCAGGCCGCGCTGGCCGCGTGGCACCCGGGAAGTGTTTCCGGCTCTACACGGCCTGGGCGTTCCAGCACGAGCTGGAGGAGACGGCGGTGCCCGAGATCCAGAGGGCCGACCTGGGggcactggtgctgctgctcaagagcctgg gtaTCAACGATCTGATCCACTTTGACTTCCTGGACCCTCCCCCCCACGAGACGCTGGTGCTGGCGCTGGAGCAGCTCTACGCCCTGGGGGCCCTGAACCACCTGGGGGAGCTCACCACg ctgggccGGCGCATGGCGGAGCTGCCCGTGGAGCCCATGTTGGCCAAGATGATCCTGGCGAGCGAGCA GTATGGCTGCACGGAGGAG GTGCTGACGGTGGCCGCCATGCTCTCGGTGAACAACGCCGTGTTCTACCGGCCCAAGGACAAGGTGCTGCACGCCGACAGCGCCCGCGTGGCCTTCAGCGTGCCCGGGGGCGACCACCTGGTGCTGCTCAACGTCTACAACCAG TGGGTGGCCAGCGGGCACTCCCTGCAGTGGTGCTACGAGCACTTTGTGCAGGCGCGCTCCCTGCGCCGGGCCCGCGACGTGcgggagcagctgcaggggctgatgGAGCGCGTGGAGATCGCCCCGTCCTCCTGCGGGGGCAACCTGGACCTGGTCCGCAAG gcCATCACGGCCGGGTTCTTTTACCACACGGCGCGCCTGGCACGCGGCGGGTACCGCACGGTGAAGCACCAGCAGCCCGTGTTCATCCACCCCAACAGCGCCCTGTTCGCCCTGCAGCCCCGCTGGGTGCTCTACCACGAGCTGGTGTGCACCTCCAAGGAGTTCATGAGACag gtgatCGAGATCGACAGCgcctggctgctggaggtggccCCCCACTATTACCAGGCCAAGGAGCTCGAGGACGGCAGCGGCCGCAAAATGCCCAAAAAAACCGGAAAATCAcgggaggagctgggctga